The sequence AACTCGGCCTCGTTGGGGTAGATGTGCTCCTCCATGAAGTTGCTGAGGCGGGCGTGCAGGTCGCGGGTGCGGGGCGAAACGTCGAACATCGTCATAGCGGTTCCTCCTCCAGCTTCAGGGGGCGAAAGTGGGCGGTATGGTCTTCGATGCCGATAAGGACCTCGCGGTGGATGCCCCCGCCCTCGCGCCGCACCGAGAGGCCCAGGGCCAGGATGCGCTCCAGCAGCGCCTCGGCGCGGCCCAGCAGGGCGGGGTCGGGATCGGTGACCAGCTCCTCGGCGAGGCGGGCGTCCTCCTCGAACAGGGCGCGGTAGGGCTCGAAGGTGGGCAGCGGCTCGAAGGTGCAGTGGACGCTGAAGGGCTCAACGTGGCTGAGCGGCATCCGCGCCAGCAGCACGCCGTCCCGCTCCAGCAGGTAGACGGTCACGCCGTGTCCTCCCGACCCGGGCGCCCGCCGACGGGTGAGATCGTCGCCAGCGCCGCCGCGACGAGGGTGTCCTCTCCCCCACTCCGGGCGTACACGTCGGCCCGCACGACGACCTGGCGGCGGCCCGCGCGCAGCACCTCGCCGCGTGCCCACAGCGTCTCGCCCTTGGCGGGGGCGAGCAGGTTCAGCTTGTACTCCGAAGTCACCACGTCCCCGGCGACCGAGGCGGCGGCCCAGGCACTCACGGTGTCCGCGAGGTAGCCGATCACCGCCCCGTGCGCGTAGCCGTGGTGCTGGGTCAGGACGGGCTTGAGGTCGATCTCGATCTCGACCCGCCCGTTCTCGAAGTGGGTGAGGCGCGTGCCCATGAACCGCGTGAACTCGCTCGTCTCGATGGCGCGTTCGAGCAGGTCACGGGTGAGGGTGGAGGGGTCGGGAGTGGTCACGGGGTCACGTCCCTCCTCCCGCCGGAGGCACGTCCGCCGTGACAATGGTGCCAAGGGCAGTGGCGACCAGCTTCTCCTCGCCCCCCTGCACGGCGAAGATGTCGCAGCGGGTCACGGCCTGCCGCCTCCCGGCGCTGAGGACGCTCGCGCGGGCGACCAGCGCCTCACCGATACCGGGCTTCACGAAGTTGATCTTGAACTCCGAGGTGAGGACGCTCGGCCCCAGCGCCGCCGCCCCCATGAAGGTGAGGGCGATGTCGGCGAGCGCCGCCTGCACGCCCCCGTGCGCGAAGCCGTGGTGCTGCGTGATCTCCTGTCGGAAGGGCACCCGCACGACCACGCCCGAGGGCGACATGTCCTCGACCCTGGCTCCCACGAGCACGCTGAAGGGCTGGGAGTCGAGGACACGCTGGGCGAAGGCAATCGCGTCAGTTCCGTCGAGCGTCGTCATAGATACACCCGCATCACCGTCTCCGCCGTCGCGGCGGGCCGTTCACTCCCCTCGATCTCGATGGTGTTGGCGACGGTCAGTTGGGCGTAGCCGCTGCCATCCTCCACGCCGACGAGCGTTCCACGGTTGCGCAGGCGACTTCCCACGGGCACGGGCGAGATGAACCGCACGCGATTGAGGCCGTAGTTCACGACCATCCGCGCTCCCTCCAGCCGGGGAGAGCCGCCCCCGGTCGAGAAGTGTCCTGCCAAGAGCGAGAGGGTCAGGAAGCCGTGCGCGATGGGGCCGCCGAAAGGAGTCTGCGCCGCCCGCTCGGGGTCCACGTGGATGAACTGGTGATCTCCAGTCGCGTCGGCGAACTCGTTCACCATCTCCTGAGTGACGGTCACCCAGTCGGAGAGGGCGATCTCCTGGCCGATACGGGCGCGGAGGTCGGGGAGGGGAATGGCGGTCATGGTGCCTCCTTTCAGAGGAGTTAGGGGTTAGGGATTAGGCGTTAGTTTTCCCAATTCCTAATCCCTAACTCCTAACCCCTCAAATCGCCGTCACCCCGCCGTCCACCGCGATGTTCTGCCCGGTCATGTAGGCCGAGGCGTCGCTGGACAGCAGCAGGGCAAGGCCCTTGAGGTCTTCGGGCCCGCCGAGACGACCCAGGGGCGTGGCGCCGAGGATGGTCTCCTCCCCGTAGGCGATGGTGCCCTTCGTCATCTTGGTGGGGAAGTAGCCGGGGCAGATCGAGTTGACGGTGATGTCGTACTTGGCCCACTCGGAGGCGAGGGCGCGGGTGAGGTTGACGACCGCCCCCTTCGACGTGTTGTAGGCGACCGTCCCGGCCATGCGCGGGCTGTTGCCCTTGAGCCCGGCGACGGAGGCGACGTTCACCACGCGGCCCGCGCGGGCGGGGATCATGCAGCGCCGCCCCACCGCCTGTGTGAGGAGGAACAGGCCGTTGACGTTCAGGTTGATGACCTTGAGCCACGCGTCGAAGGGGTGCTCCTCGGCGGGCGCGCCCCAGGTGGCCCCCGCGTTGTTCACGAGGATGTGAATGGGGCCGACCTCGGACACGATGCGCTCCACGAGCGGCTCGATGGTCTCGAACTGGGAGAGGTCGTTCTGGTAGACGTGCGCGGTAACGCCCAGGCCCTCCAGATGAGCCTTGGCCTCGTCCAACTCGTTCTGCTTGCGGGCGGTGAGCACCACGGTGGCGCCGTACTCGCCCAGCCCCTCCGCGATTTGCAGGCCGAGGCCGCGTGAGCCTCCGGTGATCAGGGCGACTTTGCCGGTGAGGTCGAACAGTTCCTTGAGTGCCATAGGTGAGCCTCCGGTTGGGCTGGGTGAGTTGGGTTGAACCTGTGCCTCCCACCATAGGAGAAGTGTACGTGCGCGTCAATTCTGAACGGGTGCGGACACTCGCGGCCTCGTCTCCCCTGGTGGTGCGACGAGACGACCGGCACCAACTCGAGAGAATCAATTGGTAAATATGTCACACTACTGGACACCACTCCGGGCTCGTGGGGAGGCCTTCCGGTGGGGGAAGTCAGCCGTTCCAAGTCAAGACGGGGGAGAAACAGGATGAGCCGAGGCCAGAGCAGGCAGGATTCACCGTTTCCGATGCGCCGCGCGGGTCATCTCGCACTTCTGGCCGGGTTGGCCCTGGGCGCTCGGGCGGGAGCCCAGACGGCCCCGGCTCTCCCCCAGACCACGGTGTACATCGGCCCGAACTGGTGCCGGGGCGGGTACTGCGGGAACAGCGTGAACGCCACCTTTCAGAGTGCGATGGAACAGGCCCTGGTCAGCAGCGGCGCCGTACAGGCGGTTCGCAGCGCGTCTCCCAACGCTCTGAACCTCAACGGGGGCATCACGTCGGTTTCGAGCGGGGGCCGCCTGTGCCTGCCCGTGGTCGGGTGTCTCAACGGCAAGACGGTGCGGGCCAGCGCCGAGTTCGTGGACGCCTCCAACAACGCCGTGCTCTGGCAGGACACCTGCGAGGGTACGAGCGGCGGCTTCACGACCTGGATCCGGTGGACCGGCTACCTCCAGGTCAACTCGGACGACGACAAGGCCGCCGCCGACTGCGCGGGCAAGCTGGTTCAGAAGTTCCTTTCCAGCCCCGCCTTCGACACCTACGTCGCCCGGCTGCGGGCGGCGCCAGCGGTCCAGGCGGCCGGAACGGCCACCGTCGCACCCGGGGCGAGCCTCGCGGCCGTGCCTGCCCCGGCGGTTCCCACCACGTCGTCCGGCTGGGTTTACTCCTTCTTCTTCCCGGATGAGGCGACGCGGCAGCAGGCGTGCGCGGAAGGGTACGCCTCGGCCTCGAAGGGGGTGTCGGCCAGCCCGCCCGGCCGGGCCGAGTTCAACTCGACCGAGGGCACCATCACCGTGGATACCTCGTACAACTCCATCTTCCTCGCATGTCAGGAGGCCGGGGCCAAATTACGGGTCAAGCCGGACTCGGTGCCGCAACTGGATTTCATCGTGAGCGTCAAGCACAACACGTACATCGGGAACACGTCTGGTCTGGCAGCGGCCCTTGCCTTTTACGACGCCAATCATGCCGAGTTGGGACGAATCAGCATGTATGTGGACGGCAGACTCGCGGACAAGAACAGGGCCTGTAGCTCCAACTATGGCACCCCCACCGTCTGCACCTATCCCTTCGTCCCCGACCGCCTCTCCACCACCGAGCGGGCCATGATCAGCCAGGCCACCTCCGCCCGGCTGCTCGTCAACATGGGCAAGGGGGTGGAAAGCCTCCCGTTCAGCCGCGACCGTTTTCCGGCCCTGAAGTAATGGCCTCGCCACCCAGAAACCCTCGCAGGTCCGCCAGAAATTCCCGTGGGCGCTCTAGGTGCGGCATGTGCCCTGTGCCCGGGTAGACGTGCAACTGTGCTCCGGGAATTCCCGACGCCAGCCGCTCGGCGTTCGGCAGGGGAATGAGGTCGTCGCGCTCGCCGTGCAGCACGAGAGTAGGAACGGTGAGGCGGGCGAGGTCCGGGGTCGTGTCGTGCGCGCGGATCGCCCGGAATTGCCGCTTGAAGCTCGCTTCGCTCATGGGGTGGCGCTCGGCGTGACGGGCGGCGAGGTCGAGCATCGCCGGATTGGCCGACGTGAAGCCGTCGTGCGTCATCAGCGTCAATGCCTCCCGCGCCCGTTCCCGCGCCTCCATGTCGGCGGGCAGGAAGAGGGCCGCGCGGCCCCGCTCGGTGGCCGGGGTCGAGTCCGCCCCGCCCGGCGTGGTCGAGACGAGTACCAGCCCGCGCACGAGGTCCGGGTGCCGCAGCGCGAGGTGCTGCGCGACCATGCCGCCCATGCTCAGCCCGACGACAAAGGCGGGCGCGGCGTCCACCGACCGCAGGAACTCGGCGGCGTCATCGGCGAGGTCGGCGAGCGTGAAGGCGTCCTCGAAGGGGTCGGAGTCGCCCGTGTCCCGGTGGTCGGGGGCGAGGGCGCGGTACTCCTTCCCGACCTCCCCCACCATCCCCTCCCACCCGAGCCGCGAGCCACCTAGCCAGGCGAGGAAGAGGACGTTAGCGCGCGGCTGAGGCGGAGAAACCTCCAGGTATGCGAGGTTCCTGCCACCGACCGCGACCCGGTGAAAATCCTGTTCCGCTGACGGCTGAGAGCTGACGGCTGACCGCTCCACTAGAACCACGCCCCCTGCATCTCGAACGTCGTCCGGTCCGCGCTCGCCAGCAGGTCCGCGTGCGCCTGCACCTTCGGCAGCTCGTGGGTGGCGAAGAAGCGGGCGGCCTGGAGCTTGCCCCGGTAGAAGTCGGCGTCGTCGCCGCGCGCCTCGGGAAGTCGGCGGGCGGCGGCGATGGCCTGCCGCAGCCACATCCAGCCGATCACGGTATGCCCGAACATCTCCAGGGCGCTGTTCGCGTTCGCCAGGAAGAGGTCGGGGCCGAGTTCAGGCGCCCGTTCGAGGATGGTCTGGAGGGCCGCGCTGCTTTGGGTCATCGCCTCCACGAGGGCATAGCGAATCTCGTCCAGTCCTTCAAACCCGTGAGAGTCCTCCAGGTCTCCCCGCATCCGTTCCAACAGGACGTGTAGCCCGCGCCCGCCCGCCT is a genomic window of Deinococcus aestuarii containing:
- a CDS encoding PaaI family thioesterase, which codes for MTTPDPSTLTRDLLERAIETSEFTRFMGTRLTHFENGRVEIEIDLKPVLTQHHGYAHGAVIGYLADTVSAWAAASVAGDVVTSEYKLNLLAPAKGETLWARGEVLRAGRRQVVVRADVYARSGGEDTLVAAALATISPVGGRPGREDTA
- a CDS encoding PaaI family thioesterase, whose protein sequence is MTTLDGTDAIAFAQRVLDSQPFSVLVGARVEDMSPSGVVVRVPFRQEITQHHGFAHGGVQAALADIALTFMGAAALGPSVLTSEFKINFVKPGIGEALVARASVLSAGRRQAVTRCDIFAVQGGEEKLVATALGTIVTADVPPAGGGT
- a CDS encoding MaoC family dehydratase, encoding MTAIPLPDLRARIGQEIALSDWVTVTQEMVNEFADATGDHQFIHVDPERAAQTPFGGPIAHGFLTLSLLAGHFSTGGGSPRLEGARMVVNYGLNRVRFISPVPVGSRLRNRGTLVGVEDGSGYAQLTVANTIEIEGSERPAATAETVMRVYL
- a CDS encoding SDR family oxidoreductase; this translates as MALKELFDLTGKVALITGGSRGLGLQIAEGLGEYGATVVLTARKQNELDEAKAHLEGLGVTAHVYQNDLSQFETIEPLVERIVSEVGPIHILVNNAGATWGAPAEEHPFDAWLKVINLNVNGLFLLTQAVGRRCMIPARAGRVVNVASVAGLKGNSPRMAGTVAYNTSKGAVVNLTRALASEWAKYDITVNSICPGYFPTKMTKGTIAYGEETILGATPLGRLGGPEDLKGLALLLSSDASAYMTGQNIAVDGGVTAI
- a CDS encoding alpha/beta hydrolase; the protein is MVLVERSAVSSQPSAEQDFHRVAVGGRNLAYLEVSPPQPRANVLFLAWLGGSRLGWEGMVGEVGKEYRALAPDHRDTGDSDPFEDAFTLADLADDAAEFLRSVDAAPAFVVGLSMGGMVAQHLALRHPDLVRGLVLVSTTPGGADSTPATERGRAALFLPADMEARERAREALTLMTHDGFTSANPAMLDLAARHAERHPMSEASFKRQFRAIRAHDTTPDLARLTVPTLVLHGERDDLIPLPNAERLASGIPGAQLHVYPGTGHMPHLERPREFLADLRGFLGGEAITSGPENGRG